In Gossypium hirsutum isolate 1008001.06 chromosome D06, Gossypium_hirsutum_v2.1, whole genome shotgun sequence, one genomic interval encodes:
- the LOC107900146 gene encoding serine/threonine-protein phosphatase 7 long form homolog — protein MTDAILGVSRNQCPETHTFHLPCGECTLEDVALQLGLPIDGSAITGISTIAGPTALCYSLLRLSPNNAESKFFGLRFSWLKVNFEHLSINATEQENVHSYSWGSAVLAILYRELCWTTKPDAVDIGGYLILLQS, from the exons ATGACTGATGCCATACTTGGAGTTAGCCGGAATCAG TgcccggagacccacacttttcatttgccTTGTGGGGAGTGCACTCTGGAGGATGTTGCATTGCAACTTGGGCTCCCAATCGACGGGAGTGCTATAACGGGCATAAGTACGATAGCTGGGCCGACTGCCCTTTGTTATAGTCTATTAAGATTGTCGCCCAACAATGCTGAGTCCAAATTTTTTGGTTTGAGATTTTCATGGCTGAAAGTCAATTTTGAACATTTATCAATTAATGCCACTGAGCAGGAG AATGTTCACTCGTACAGTTGGGGTTCCGCAGTTCTGGCTATATTGTATCGTGAGCTTTGTTGGACGACAAAGCCTGATGCCGTAGACATAGGCGGATACCTCATATTGCTGCAGTCATGA